The following proteins come from a genomic window of Malus sylvestris chromosome 4, drMalSylv7.2, whole genome shotgun sequence:
- the LOC126620097 gene encoding probable protein S-acyltransferase 16 isoform X4, with amino-acid sequence MKGNTLNQKRPAAPSLILQTRSPTHQPPNPRILPAEDDTQPAGDAVVLTPVPPPGRPPPPENIPDTMTRSLGFSLPVTVVVLAIAYIYFSTVFIFIDRWFGLMSSPGLMNAVVFTGVAVMCVFNYSASVFRDPGRVPSTYMPDVEDSGNPTHEIKRKVLLVGSLTYDPEKEDQETGDSFQTAYFQVISGLLLVPLCVALSVLLGWHIYLTLQNKTTIEYHEGVRGMWLAEKGGQIYSHPYDRGAYENLTTVLGPNICSWAFPTSGHIGSGLRFRTAYDYPSGASMSE; translated from the exons atgaAGGGTAATACCTTAAATCAGAAACGACCGGCGGCACCATCTTTGATTTTGCAAACTCGGTCACCGACTCACCAACCTCCAAATCCTCGCATTCTGCCAGCTGAAGACGACACCCAACCCGCGGGAGACGCCGTCGTTTTGACGCCGGTGCCTCCTCCAGGCCGTCCGCCACCGCCGGAGAATATTCCAGACACAATGACGCGAAGCCTCGGCTTCTCCCTGCCCGTAACCGTTGTCGTTTTGGCAATCGCATACATTTACTTCTCCACGGTCTTCATTTTCATAGACCGTTGGTTCGGTCTCATGTCGTCGCCGGGTTTGATGAACGCCGTCGTTTTCACCGGCGTGGCCGTCATGTGCGTCTTCAATTACTCGGCTTCCGTCTTCAGGGATCCGGGTCGGGTTCCCTCCACGTACATGCCCGACGTCGAAGATTCGGGTAACCCTACGCACGAGATCAAGCGCAAG GTTTTGCTTGTCGGTAGCCTAACTTATGATCCCGAAAAAGAAGACCAGGAAACTGGAGACTCTTTTCAAACTGCATAT TTTCAGGTCATTTCTGGGCTGTTGCTAGTTCCCTTATGTGTGGCGCTGAGTGTTCTTTTAGGTTGGCATATCTACCTCACTTTGCAAAACAAGACCACAATTGAG TACCATGAAGGAGTGAGAGGTATGTGGCTTGCAGAGAAAGGAGGGCAAATATATTCCCATCCATATGATCGTGGTGCCTATGAAAATTTGACGACG GTACTGGGACCAAATATCTGCAGTTGGGCATTCCCCACATCGGGACATATTGGATCCGGACTTCGCTTTCGTACCGCCTATGATTACCCTTCTGGAGcatcaatgtcagaatga
- the LOC126620097 gene encoding probable protein S-acyltransferase 16 isoform X5, which yields MKGNTLNQKRPAAPSLILQTRSPTHQPPNPRILPAEDDTQPAGDAVVLTPVPPPGRPPPPENIPDTMTRSLGFSLPVTVVVLAIAYIYFSTVFIFIDRWFGLMSSPGLMNAVVFTGVAVMCVFNYSASVFRDPGRVPSTYMPDVEDSGNPTHEIKRKVLLVGSLTYDPEKEDQETGDSFQTAYVISGLLLVPLCVALSVLLGWHIYLTLQNKTTIEYHEGVRGMWLAEKGGQIYSHPYDRGAYENLTTVLGPNICSWAFPTSGHIGSGLRFRTAYDYPSGASMSE from the exons atgaAGGGTAATACCTTAAATCAGAAACGACCGGCGGCACCATCTTTGATTTTGCAAACTCGGTCACCGACTCACCAACCTCCAAATCCTCGCATTCTGCCAGCTGAAGACGACACCCAACCCGCGGGAGACGCCGTCGTTTTGACGCCGGTGCCTCCTCCAGGCCGTCCGCCACCGCCGGAGAATATTCCAGACACAATGACGCGAAGCCTCGGCTTCTCCCTGCCCGTAACCGTTGTCGTTTTGGCAATCGCATACATTTACTTCTCCACGGTCTTCATTTTCATAGACCGTTGGTTCGGTCTCATGTCGTCGCCGGGTTTGATGAACGCCGTCGTTTTCACCGGCGTGGCCGTCATGTGCGTCTTCAATTACTCGGCTTCCGTCTTCAGGGATCCGGGTCGGGTTCCCTCCACGTACATGCCCGACGTCGAAGATTCGGGTAACCCTACGCACGAGATCAAGCGCAAG GTTTTGCTTGTCGGTAGCCTAACTTATGATCCCGAAAAAGAAGACCAGGAAACTGGAGACTCTTTTCAAACTGCATAT GTCATTTCTGGGCTGTTGCTAGTTCCCTTATGTGTGGCGCTGAGTGTTCTTTTAGGTTGGCATATCTACCTCACTTTGCAAAACAAGACCACAATTGAG TACCATGAAGGAGTGAGAGGTATGTGGCTTGCAGAGAAAGGAGGGCAAATATATTCCCATCCATATGATCGTGGTGCCTATGAAAATTTGACGACG GTACTGGGACCAAATATCTGCAGTTGGGCATTCCCCACATCGGGACATATTGGATCCGGACTTCGCTTTCGTACCGCCTATGATTACCCTTCTGGAGcatcaatgtcagaatga
- the LOC126620097 gene encoding probable protein S-acyltransferase 16 isoform X2, with protein sequence MKGNTLNQKRPAAPSLILQTRSPTHQPPNPRILPAEDDTQPAGDAVVLTPVPPPGRPPPPENIPDTMTRSLGFSLPVTVVVLAIAYIYFSTVFIFIDRWFGLMSSPGLMNAVVFTGVAVMCVFNYSASVFRDPGRVPSTYMPDVEDSGNPTHEIKRKGGDLRYCQKCSHYKPARAHHCRVCKRCVLRMDHHCIWINNCVGHANYKVFFIFVVYAVIACLYSLVLLVGSLTYDPEKEDQETGDSFQTAYVISGLLLVPLCVALSVLLGWHIYLTLQNKTTIEYHEGVRGMWLAEKGGQIYSHPYDRGAYENLTTVLGPNICSWAFPTSGHIGSGLRFRTAYDYPSGASMSE encoded by the exons atgaAGGGTAATACCTTAAATCAGAAACGACCGGCGGCACCATCTTTGATTTTGCAAACTCGGTCACCGACTCACCAACCTCCAAATCCTCGCATTCTGCCAGCTGAAGACGACACCCAACCCGCGGGAGACGCCGTCGTTTTGACGCCGGTGCCTCCTCCAGGCCGTCCGCCACCGCCGGAGAATATTCCAGACACAATGACGCGAAGCCTCGGCTTCTCCCTGCCCGTAACCGTTGTCGTTTTGGCAATCGCATACATTTACTTCTCCACGGTCTTCATTTTCATAGACCGTTGGTTCGGTCTCATGTCGTCGCCGGGTTTGATGAACGCCGTCGTTTTCACCGGCGTGGCCGTCATGTGCGTCTTCAATTACTCGGCTTCCGTCTTCAGGGATCCGGGTCGGGTTCCCTCCACGTACATGCCCGACGTCGAAGATTCGGGTAACCCTACGCACGAGATCAAGCGCAAG GGAGGGGATTTAAGATATTGCCAAAAGTGTTCTCACTATAAGCCAGCTCGTGCACATCATTGTCGTGTATGCAAAAGATGTGTTTTGCGCATG GATCATCATTGCATATGGATTAATAACTGCGTTGGCCATGCAAACTATAAGGTCTTTTTCATCTTTGTTGTGTATGCTGTAATAGCATGCCtctattccctg GTTTTGCTTGTCGGTAGCCTAACTTATGATCCCGAAAAAGAAGACCAGGAAACTGGAGACTCTTTTCAAACTGCATAT GTCATTTCTGGGCTGTTGCTAGTTCCCTTATGTGTGGCGCTGAGTGTTCTTTTAGGTTGGCATATCTACCTCACTTTGCAAAACAAGACCACAATTGAG TACCATGAAGGAGTGAGAGGTATGTGGCTTGCAGAGAAAGGAGGGCAAATATATTCCCATCCATATGATCGTGGTGCCTATGAAAATTTGACGACG GTACTGGGACCAAATATCTGCAGTTGGGCATTCCCCACATCGGGACATATTGGATCCGGACTTCGCTTTCGTACCGCCTATGATTACCCTTCTGGAGcatcaatgtcagaatga
- the LOC126620097 gene encoding probable protein S-acyltransferase 16 isoform X1 → MKGNTLNQKRPAAPSLILQTRSPTHQPPNPRILPAEDDTQPAGDAVVLTPVPPPGRPPPPENIPDTMTRSLGFSLPVTVVVLAIAYIYFSTVFIFIDRWFGLMSSPGLMNAVVFTGVAVMCVFNYSASVFRDPGRVPSTYMPDVEDSGNPTHEIKRKGGDLRYCQKCSHYKPARAHHCRVCKRCVLRMDHHCIWINNCVGHANYKVFFIFVVYAVIACLYSLVLLVGSLTYDPEKEDQETGDSFQTAYFQVISGLLLVPLCVALSVLLGWHIYLTLQNKTTIEYHEGVRGMWLAEKGGQIYSHPYDRGAYENLTTVLGPNICSWAFPTSGHIGSGLRFRTAYDYPSGASMSE, encoded by the exons atgaAGGGTAATACCTTAAATCAGAAACGACCGGCGGCACCATCTTTGATTTTGCAAACTCGGTCACCGACTCACCAACCTCCAAATCCTCGCATTCTGCCAGCTGAAGACGACACCCAACCCGCGGGAGACGCCGTCGTTTTGACGCCGGTGCCTCCTCCAGGCCGTCCGCCACCGCCGGAGAATATTCCAGACACAATGACGCGAAGCCTCGGCTTCTCCCTGCCCGTAACCGTTGTCGTTTTGGCAATCGCATACATTTACTTCTCCACGGTCTTCATTTTCATAGACCGTTGGTTCGGTCTCATGTCGTCGCCGGGTTTGATGAACGCCGTCGTTTTCACCGGCGTGGCCGTCATGTGCGTCTTCAATTACTCGGCTTCCGTCTTCAGGGATCCGGGTCGGGTTCCCTCCACGTACATGCCCGACGTCGAAGATTCGGGTAACCCTACGCACGAGATCAAGCGCAAG GGAGGGGATTTAAGATATTGCCAAAAGTGTTCTCACTATAAGCCAGCTCGTGCACATCATTGTCGTGTATGCAAAAGATGTGTTTTGCGCATG GATCATCATTGCATATGGATTAATAACTGCGTTGGCCATGCAAACTATAAGGTCTTTTTCATCTTTGTTGTGTATGCTGTAATAGCATGCCtctattccctg GTTTTGCTTGTCGGTAGCCTAACTTATGATCCCGAAAAAGAAGACCAGGAAACTGGAGACTCTTTTCAAACTGCATAT TTTCAGGTCATTTCTGGGCTGTTGCTAGTTCCCTTATGTGTGGCGCTGAGTGTTCTTTTAGGTTGGCATATCTACCTCACTTTGCAAAACAAGACCACAATTGAG TACCATGAAGGAGTGAGAGGTATGTGGCTTGCAGAGAAAGGAGGGCAAATATATTCCCATCCATATGATCGTGGTGCCTATGAAAATTTGACGACG GTACTGGGACCAAATATCTGCAGTTGGGCATTCCCCACATCGGGACATATTGGATCCGGACTTCGCTTTCGTACCGCCTATGATTACCCTTCTGGAGcatcaatgtcagaatga
- the LOC126620097 gene encoding probable protein S-acyltransferase 16 isoform X3, with amino-acid sequence MKGNTLNQKRPAAPSLILQTRSPTHQPPNPRILPAEDDTQPAGDAVVLTPVPPPGRPPPPENIPDTMTRSLGFSLPVTVVVLAIAYIYFSTVFIFIDRWFGLMSSPGLMNAVVFTGVAVMCVFNYSASVFRDPGRVPSTYMPDVEDSGNPTHEIKRKGGDLRYCQKCSHYKPARAHHCRVCKRCVLRMDHHCIWINNCVGHANYKVFFIFVVYAVIACLYSLVLLVGSLTYDPEKEDQETGDSFQTAYFQVISGLLLVPLCVALSVLLGWHIYLTLQNKTTIEYHEGVRGMWLAEKGGQIYSHPYDRGAYENLTTF; translated from the exons atgaAGGGTAATACCTTAAATCAGAAACGACCGGCGGCACCATCTTTGATTTTGCAAACTCGGTCACCGACTCACCAACCTCCAAATCCTCGCATTCTGCCAGCTGAAGACGACACCCAACCCGCGGGAGACGCCGTCGTTTTGACGCCGGTGCCTCCTCCAGGCCGTCCGCCACCGCCGGAGAATATTCCAGACACAATGACGCGAAGCCTCGGCTTCTCCCTGCCCGTAACCGTTGTCGTTTTGGCAATCGCATACATTTACTTCTCCACGGTCTTCATTTTCATAGACCGTTGGTTCGGTCTCATGTCGTCGCCGGGTTTGATGAACGCCGTCGTTTTCACCGGCGTGGCCGTCATGTGCGTCTTCAATTACTCGGCTTCCGTCTTCAGGGATCCGGGTCGGGTTCCCTCCACGTACATGCCCGACGTCGAAGATTCGGGTAACCCTACGCACGAGATCAAGCGCAAG GGAGGGGATTTAAGATATTGCCAAAAGTGTTCTCACTATAAGCCAGCTCGTGCACATCATTGTCGTGTATGCAAAAGATGTGTTTTGCGCATG GATCATCATTGCATATGGATTAATAACTGCGTTGGCCATGCAAACTATAAGGTCTTTTTCATCTTTGTTGTGTATGCTGTAATAGCATGCCtctattccctg GTTTTGCTTGTCGGTAGCCTAACTTATGATCCCGAAAAAGAAGACCAGGAAACTGGAGACTCTTTTCAAACTGCATAT TTTCAGGTCATTTCTGGGCTGTTGCTAGTTCCCTTATGTGTGGCGCTGAGTGTTCTTTTAGGTTGGCATATCTACCTCACTTTGCAAAACAAGACCACAATTGAG TACCATGAAGGAGTGAGAGGTATGTGGCTTGCAGAGAAAGGAGGGCAAATATATTCCCATCCATATGATCGTGGTGCCTATGAAAATTTGACGACG TTTTAG